In Blastocatellia bacterium, one DNA window encodes the following:
- a CDS encoding XdhC family protein, protein MKELRDIFQTLDERRAMEGPAALATVVHVEGSAYRREGAKLLLTPEGEMIGSISAGCLEGDVLEWTRHVLVHGEPVLRRYDLTSEDELVWGFGMGCNGKIDVLIEPLPLVRSYLERTRQILEQERGVALATLIEVPENSGLKMGAKRLIPIDGSPVGTLGDVALDAAVERDARALLASGRSKTLTYDPMQLGGHCASWTSAARVFIDCFLPPPQVIIFGAGADAVPLVRLAKEAGFRVTVVDHRSKFVTSERFPWADRLISAHPEEAPEHLTLTPGMFVVLLTHNFHVDAKLLAWLLKSPVGYIGLLGPKERRELLLRNLREQGVELRPEEVQKLYAPVGLDIGAEGPEQIALSIVSEILAVRNRRVGTFLRERQKPIHAE, encoded by the coding sequence ATGAAGGAACTGCGCGACATCTTCCAGACCTTGGACGAGCGGCGCGCGATGGAAGGTCCTGCGGCCCTCGCGACGGTCGTTCACGTAGAGGGATCGGCCTATCGGCGAGAGGGAGCGAAGCTGTTGCTCACGCCAGAGGGAGAGATGATCGGCAGTATCAGCGCCGGTTGTCTGGAAGGCGATGTCTTGGAATGGACGCGCCATGTGCTCGTGCACGGGGAACCCGTTCTCCGGCGCTATGATCTCACGAGCGAAGACGAGCTGGTATGGGGCTTCGGGATGGGATGCAATGGGAAGATTGATGTGCTGATCGAGCCGCTGCCGCTCGTGCGATCGTACCTGGAACGCACGCGACAGATTCTCGAGCAAGAGCGTGGGGTAGCTTTGGCGACGCTCATCGAGGTTCCGGAGAATTCGGGATTGAAGATGGGGGCGAAGCGCTTGATTCCTATCGACGGTTCTCCCGTGGGGACGCTCGGGGACGTGGCGCTCGACGCAGCGGTCGAGCGCGATGCGCGCGCCCTTCTCGCCTCAGGGCGATCGAAGACGTTGACCTACGATCCGATGCAGTTGGGCGGTCATTGCGCTTCGTGGACCAGCGCCGCGCGCGTGTTCATTGATTGCTTTCTCCCTCCGCCGCAAGTGATCATCTTCGGCGCGGGGGCCGACGCCGTTCCCCTGGTCCGATTGGCGAAAGAAGCCGGGTTTCGGGTCACGGTCGTGGATCATCGATCGAAGTTCGTCACATCGGAGCGCTTCCCCTGGGCGGATCGCTTGATTTCGGCTCACCCGGAGGAAGCACCTGAGCATCTCACACTCACGCCGGGAATGTTCGTCGTCCTTCTCACGCACAACTTCCACGTAGACGCGAAGCTCCTAGCGTGGTTGCTCAAGAGCCCAGTAGGGTACATTGGCTTGCTGGGCCCGAAGGAGCGGCGCGAATTGCTGCTGCGAAACTTGCGCGAGCAAGGAGTCGAGCTGCGCCCGGAGGAGGTGCAGAAACTCTACGCTCCGGTGGGATTGGACATTGGCGCCGAAGGGCCGGAGCAGATCGCCCTCTCGATCGTGAGCGAGATCCTGGCTGTGAGGAACCGTCGAGTCGGGACGTTCCTACGCGAACGCCAGAAGCCCATCCACGCTGAATGA
- the dat gene encoding D-amino-acid transaminase encodes MSEGLVWLNGEILDFASARVSVEDRGFQFGDGVYEVVRVYQGKPFALREHLERLQRSAGEIELLLPLSLSELAAAAETLIARAGIAEAELYIQLTRGAARRNHLFPQDTPPTLVMTVRHVRIIPPELREQGVRALTVPDERWARCDIKSICLLPNVLAKERAHRAGAFEALFVRDGLVMEGTSSNVFAWTGEELVTPIADRRILSGITRSFVLQLAREQGYRTVERDLPLSELKSAREVIIAGTVTELLAVIAVDGEPVGDGKPGPIFRQLYAAYRHMIAERAR; translated from the coding sequence ATGTCGGAAGGATTGGTATGGCTCAATGGAGAGATCCTGGATTTCGCTTCGGCGAGGGTCTCGGTTGAAGACCGGGGCTTTCAATTCGGCGATGGGGTCTACGAAGTCGTGCGCGTCTATCAGGGGAAGCCCTTCGCCTTGAGAGAGCACCTGGAGCGATTGCAGCGCAGCGCGGGGGAGATCGAACTACTGTTGCCGCTCTCGCTCTCAGAACTGGCCGCGGCAGCGGAGACCCTCATCGCGCGCGCGGGAATCGCCGAAGCCGAGCTGTACATCCAGCTCACGCGTGGGGCGGCGCGCCGGAATCATCTCTTCCCACAGGACACGCCACCGACGCTCGTGATGACCGTGCGGCACGTGCGGATCATCCCGCCAGAGTTGCGCGAACAGGGGGTTCGCGCCCTCACGGTGCCGGACGAGCGGTGGGCGCGCTGCGACATCAAGTCCATATGTTTGCTCCCGAACGTTCTCGCGAAGGAACGCGCTCATCGCGCAGGGGCATTCGAAGCCCTCTTCGTGCGCGATGGGTTGGTCATGGAGGGAACAAGTAGCAACGTCTTCGCCTGGACGGGGGAGGAGTTGGTGACGCCGATCGCCGACCGTCGCATCCTCTCCGGCATCACGCGAAGCTTCGTCCTGCAATTGGCTCGGGAGCAAGGGTATCGGACTGTCGAGCGCGATCTCCCACTGTCGGAACTCAAATCGGCGCGCGAGGTGATCATCGCCGGTACGGTCACCGAGCTTCTGGCCGTCATCGCCGTTGATGGAGAGCCGGTGGGCGATGGAAAGCCCGGTCCCATCTTCCGACAGCTCTACGCGGCTTACCGACACATGATCGCCGAGCGCGCGCGTTGA
- a CDS encoding dihydrodipicolinate reductase has product MPLRIIQYGVGPIGSAIVRLLLERAGATIIGAIDIAADKVGRDLGEIAGTSPLGVVVSDRADEVLARKADVVVHSTSSYFEQVFDQLLACVRAGSHVVSTCEELAYPFRKHPELARRLDEEAKANGVAVLGTGVNPGFVMDKLVLTLATVCQRIERVSVRRVVDASQRRLPLQRKIGAGMTVAEFHEAVEAGRIRHVGLPESVALIADGLGLEVETISETIEPILAEEDVTTEYLHVRKGQVAGVRQIGRGLVGDHERITLELQMYVGAKEPVDEIRLFGTPDLCARIPGGTHGDLATAAVVVNSIPLLVQASPGLRTVTDLPVRFAAAF; this is encoded by the coding sequence ATGCCGCTGCGAATCATCCAATATGGCGTGGGACCCATTGGGAGTGCGATCGTGCGCCTGCTCCTCGAACGAGCGGGAGCGACGATCATTGGGGCCATTGACATCGCCGCGGATAAGGTGGGGCGCGATCTCGGGGAGATCGCGGGCACTTCTCCGCTGGGCGTCGTCGTATCGGATCGGGCCGATGAGGTCCTCGCGCGAAAAGCCGACGTCGTCGTCCATTCCACGTCTTCATATTTCGAGCAAGTCTTCGACCAACTGCTCGCCTGCGTGCGAGCGGGGTCGCATGTCGTCTCAACGTGCGAGGAATTGGCCTATCCGTTCCGCAAACATCCCGAACTCGCCCGTCGCTTGGATGAAGAGGCGAAGGCGAATGGCGTCGCCGTGTTGGGAACCGGCGTGAATCCGGGCTTCGTGATGGATAAGCTGGTGCTCACATTGGCGACGGTTTGTCAGCGCATCGAGCGCGTCTCCGTCCGTCGCGTGGTGGACGCCTCGCAACGTCGGCTTCCCTTGCAGCGGAAGATCGGCGCTGGGATGACGGTCGCGGAATTCCACGAGGCCGTAGAGGCCGGACGCATCCGCCATGTCGGCTTGCCGGAATCGGTCGCGCTGATCGCCGACGGATTAGGTCTGGAGGTGGAGACGATCTCGGAGACGATCGAACCGATCCTTGCTGAGGAAGATGTGACGACCGAATACCTCCACGTGCGGAAGGGACAGGTCGCTGGTGTGCGGCAGATCGGTCGCGGGCTCGTGGGCGATCACGAACGCATCACCCTCGAGCTGCAGATGTACGTGGGGGCCAAAGAGCCCGTGGACGAAATCCGCCTCTTCGGGACGCCAGACCTCTGCGCGCGAATTCCTGGGGGGACGCATGGGGATCTGGCGACGGCCGCCGTCGTCGTGAACTCGATCCCGCTGCTGGTGCAGGCGTCGCCGGGATTGCGAACGGTCACGGATCTCCCGGTGCGATTCGCGGCGGCCTTTTGA
- a CDS encoding ROK family protein gives MGNFESGSLLFIGVDIGRTIRAALVDETGRIWLQSRVLAERRDPRAFLDQVIAVLRALRESEEGRGRVAAVGIGWPGLIDRQTPRIELASHLVDVTGCDVYGEIREALGMPLIFENEANAAAYGEWACGAAQGLQDVFYVTIGTGIGAGLILGGRLQRGAHGFAGEFGHVKVELGGIECGCGGRGCLETIASGPNIVRRVRERLFSDPAFSLSPLAVQMEGTLTVPQIVQAALEGDELARAVLRETGRYFGLAIANVLNLLDVEMVCLGGPVMLAGEILLDAVRKEARKHTLRATFERCRFTIGALGQDAGIIGAALLAREAIALP, from the coding sequence ATGGGGAATTTTGAATCGGGATCGTTGCTCTTCATCGGTGTGGACATCGGGCGGACGATTCGGGCGGCGCTCGTGGATGAGACCGGGCGCATTTGGCTTCAGAGTCGCGTCCTGGCCGAGCGTCGCGATCCGCGCGCATTCCTCGATCAAGTGATCGCCGTGCTGCGCGCATTGCGCGAGTCCGAGGAGGGGCGGGGACGCGTTGCCGCCGTCGGGATCGGCTGGCCTGGATTGATCGATCGGCAGACGCCGCGCATCGAGTTGGCGTCGCACTTGGTGGATGTGACGGGGTGCGATGTCTATGGGGAGATTCGCGAGGCCCTGGGGATGCCCCTCATCTTCGAGAACGAAGCCAATGCGGCGGCCTACGGCGAATGGGCGTGCGGAGCTGCCCAAGGGCTTCAGGATGTGTTCTACGTGACGATTGGGACCGGCATCGGCGCCGGGCTCATTCTGGGCGGACGCTTGCAGCGCGGTGCTCATGGGTTCGCGGGGGAATTCGGCCATGTGAAGGTCGAACTAGGAGGGATCGAATGCGGTTGCGGAGGGCGGGGCTGCTTGGAGACGATCGCTTCCGGTCCCAATATCGTGCGGCGTGTGCGCGAGCGACTCTTCTCCGATCCCGCCTTCTCGCTCTCCCCTCTGGCGGTGCAAATGGAGGGGACGCTGACCGTTCCTCAGATCGTTCAAGCCGCGCTCGAGGGGGACGAATTAGCGCGCGCCGTGCTTCGAGAGACGGGACGATATTTCGGCTTGGCCATCGCCAATGTCCTGAATCTGCTCGACGTCGAAATGGTCTGCTTGGGCGGTCCGGTGATGTTGGCCGGTGAGATCCTGCTCGATGCCGTTCGCAAAGAAGCGCGCAAGCACACGCTGCGCGCGACCTTCGAGAGATGTCGGTTCACGATCGGCGCGCTTGGACAAGATGCCGGCATCATCGGCGCGGCGTTGCTCGCTCGCGAGGCCATCGCTCTCCCATGA
- a CDS encoding protein kinase, with translation MIGKTLGHYKLLEELGHGGMGTVYKARDLALDRTVVVKVLLPDLMADAEARRRFWREARLASALDHPNICTIHGIEEADGYSFIVMQYVEGKTLKKLIGGRPLRLESLLSIALQAADALTTAHARGVIHRDIKSANIMVTERGQVKILDFGLAKLIERSRATEATADLTQAGATLGTPSYMSPEQARGERVDHRSDIFSFGIVLYEMATGRVPFKGESRVETMHAIVHERARPVRELNPRIPPSLAAIIERAIEKDPNDRYQTMADLLADLKRVAVEVGLAARVPDGVIAPYVPAGRPARLQALWQRLRRLAGASRYERTPPSDARASASAEFSLVEGPRRALAILPFRNLSGHPEDEVYGRSLAENLTTELAKFKTVTVRSASLLEGERDRPKDPRRIGQQLHVDAVLTGAFFRSGERLRVTAQLLDARSGDILWSEKIDSRIEDVLALQDHISQRVIEGLTAGATPVNPLELVRDEDEAVRTDAVRMLAFSRDPRAIPALVEALTDSSLAVKAAAVEALVRKGSAAVGPTIERLTEALDAGDVVTARFAAKALGLIGDATVAPVLRELLASEDRFVVAEIALALGRLRDHEAVPRLLEMLAIEDRNVRFAIVSALGQIADARARAALEDCLRDEDEGVRAQARWALARLQRAFGIWGHPPCSRDENEGRSVEDREPSSAL, from the coding sequence ATGATCGGAAAAACGCTGGGGCATTATAAGCTCCTAGAGGAGCTGGGACACGGAGGCATGGGGACGGTCTACAAAGCGCGCGATCTGGCGTTGGATCGGACCGTCGTCGTGAAAGTTCTCCTGCCCGATCTCATGGCGGACGCGGAAGCCCGACGTCGCTTCTGGCGGGAAGCGCGATTGGCCTCGGCCTTGGATCACCCCAACATCTGCACGATCCATGGGATCGAGGAGGCCGACGGGTATTCGTTCATCGTGATGCAATACGTCGAAGGGAAGACGCTGAAGAAGCTGATCGGCGGGCGTCCCCTTCGATTGGAAAGCTTGCTCTCCATTGCGTTGCAGGCCGCGGATGCATTGACGACGGCCCACGCGCGAGGAGTCATCCATCGCGACATCAAGTCGGCCAACATCATGGTGACCGAGCGCGGACAGGTCAAAATCCTCGACTTCGGATTGGCGAAGCTCATCGAGCGATCGCGCGCAACAGAGGCGACGGCGGATTTGACGCAGGCTGGAGCGACGCTTGGAACGCCGTCGTACATGTCGCCAGAGCAGGCGCGGGGCGAACGCGTGGATCATCGGAGCGACATCTTCTCCTTCGGCATCGTGCTCTACGAGATGGCCACCGGGCGCGTGCCGTTCAAGGGAGAGAGCCGCGTGGAGACCATGCATGCCATCGTTCACGAACGAGCGCGACCGGTGCGCGAGCTGAATCCTCGGATCCCGCCCTCCTTAGCGGCGATCATCGAACGGGCCATCGAGAAAGATCCGAACGATCGGTATCAAACGATGGCGGATCTGCTCGCGGACCTCAAACGGGTGGCTGTCGAGGTGGGACTCGCGGCGCGCGTGCCCGATGGGGTGATCGCGCCGTACGTCCCGGCTGGTCGGCCCGCGCGTCTGCAGGCCCTATGGCAAAGGCTGCGACGTCTCGCTGGGGCGAGCCGCTACGAGCGCACTCCTCCGAGCGATGCGCGCGCATCCGCCAGTGCGGAATTCTCACTCGTCGAAGGGCCACGACGCGCGCTCGCCATTCTTCCGTTCCGAAATCTCAGCGGTCATCCGGAGGACGAGGTCTATGGACGTTCCCTGGCGGAGAATCTGACGACTGAGTTGGCGAAATTCAAGACGGTGACCGTTCGCTCGGCGAGCCTGCTCGAAGGGGAAAGAGATCGTCCGAAGGACCCACGGCGGATCGGACAACAGCTTCATGTCGATGCGGTGCTCACAGGCGCCTTCTTCCGATCGGGCGAACGATTGCGCGTGACGGCGCAACTGCTCGATGCGCGAAGCGGCGACATCCTCTGGAGCGAGAAGATTGATTCTCGGATCGAGGATGTCCTCGCGCTGCAGGATCACATCTCGCAGAGAGTGATCGAGGGATTAACGGCAGGGGCGACGCCGGTCAATCCGTTGGAGCTTGTGCGCGACGAAGACGAAGCCGTTCGGACCGATGCCGTACGCATGCTCGCCTTCTCGCGCGATCCGCGCGCGATCCCGGCGCTAGTGGAGGCGCTGACCGATTCGAGTCTCGCGGTCAAGGCCGCGGCCGTGGAGGCGCTCGTGCGAAAGGGAAGCGCAGCGGTGGGGCCGACGATCGAGCGGTTGACAGAGGCGCTGGATGCTGGGGACGTCGTGACAGCGCGCTTCGCAGCGAAAGCACTCGGATTGATCGGTGACGCGACGGTCGCGCCGGTGCTCCGCGAGTTGCTGGCCAGCGAGGATCGGTTCGTCGTCGCCGAGATCGCGTTGGCTCTCGGTCGGTTGCGGGATCATGAGGCGGTCCCCCGACTCCTGGAGATGCTTGCCATCGAGGATCGGAACGTCCGCTTCGCCATCGTCTCCGCGTTGGGGCAGATTGCCGATGCGCGGGCCCGTGCCGCGCTGGAGGATTGTCTGCGAGATGAAGATGAGGGCGTGCGCGCCCAAGCGCGATGGGCGCTCGCGCGTCTCCAGCGCGCATTCGGCATATGGGGGCATCCTCCTTGTTCTCGCGACGAGAACGAAGGGCGATCAGTCGAAGACCGAGAACCCTCATCAGCGCTGTGA
- a CDS encoding NAD(P)-dependent oxidoreductase, producing MRDIGFIGLGIMGRPMAERLLDAGYTVMVFNRTRQKAEPLLARGAHWADSPEAVARRSEMLITIVSDSDALEDVARGPQGVLRGIRPMAIHVDMSTVAPRTVEGLERVYQERGATFLHAPVLGNWRHASEGNLLIFVGGDRHAYERCEPVLRTLGRKIWYFERITQATHMKLIANSFIASMILTLAQAFVFGRRVGITPTRILEILDASALNAPMYQSKGRTMRERDFRPNFYTRHMLKDIDLALDAARCANVPLPVLSVIRELFVATTARGFGDEDYSAVLKVLEEMAGLTPDEIAS from the coding sequence ATGCGCGACATCGGCTTCATTGGTCTGGGCATCATGGGGCGTCCGATGGCCGAACGCCTTCTGGATGCCGGATACACGGTGATGGTCTTCAACCGCACCCGACAGAAGGCCGAACCGCTTCTGGCGCGGGGAGCGCATTGGGCCGATTCGCCCGAGGCCGTCGCACGCCGCAGCGAGATGCTCATCACGATAGTCTCTGACTCCGACGCTCTGGAGGACGTCGCCCGCGGTCCGCAAGGAGTGCTGCGCGGCATTCGTCCGATGGCGATCCACGTGGATATGAGCACTGTGGCTCCCCGCACGGTCGAGGGCCTGGAGCGCGTTTATCAGGAGCGCGGCGCGACATTCTTGCACGCGCCGGTATTGGGAAATTGGCGACATGCGAGCGAAGGGAACCTCTTGATCTTCGTCGGAGGAGATCGCCACGCGTACGAGAGGTGCGAGCCCGTCCTGCGCACGCTCGGACGAAAGATCTGGTATTTCGAGCGGATCACCCAAGCGACGCACATGAAGCTCATCGCTAATTCGTTCATCGCCAGCATGATCCTCACGCTCGCGCAAGCCTTCGTCTTCGGTCGTCGCGTCGGGATCACGCCGACGCGCATTCTCGAAATCCTGGACGCCTCGGCTTTGAACGCGCCGATGTATCAATCGAAAGGACGAACCATGCGCGAGCGGGACTTCCGCCCGAACTTCTACACCCGACATATGCTGAAGGACATTGATCTGGCGCTCGACGCCGCGCGGTGCGCGAATGTGCCATTGCCGGTCTTGAGCGTCATTCGCGAACTCTTCGTTGCGACGACGGCTCGCGGCTTCGGCGATGAGGATTACTCGGCTGTCCTCAAAGTCCTGGAAGAGATGGCCGGCCTGACACCGGATGAGATAGCCTCTTGA
- a CDS encoding class I SAM-dependent methyltransferase, which produces MERACAVCGSDRFAPFLEKNGYGIVQCTECTFLFVHPPPDPAILHALYADPAYFRSKGPFGYEDYAALRPFWEAQARERLAVIERYAARGTLLDVGCATGIFLKVARERGWTVSGIEIAPEAAREAERLAECRVVPSPEPFLHEGRLFDVITLWEYLEHVPDPRTELHRFHQLLRPGGLLALSTPNAGQRLVRRAPALWKEFKPPEHLSFFTAETLLRLLSACGFHVLRVRAIAPNYRAPEWIEHRIARARQCLGDRHDRRTPLWFLYSITRRIVRWTIIGHHKLLLSPLAYAEGIEVYARKEGARE; this is translated from the coding sequence ATGGAACGCGCGTGCGCTGTGTGCGGCAGCGATCGTTTTGCCCCGTTCTTAGAGAAGAACGGATATGGGATCGTGCAATGCACCGAGTGCACCTTCCTCTTCGTTCATCCCCCTCCGGATCCAGCGATTTTGCACGCGCTTTATGCCGATCCCGCGTATTTTCGGAGCAAGGGACCTTTCGGCTACGAGGACTACGCCGCCCTGCGTCCCTTCTGGGAAGCGCAGGCGCGCGAGCGTTTGGCGGTGATCGAACGATATGCGGCTCGAGGCACACTCCTTGACGTTGGATGTGCGACCGGCATCTTCCTCAAAGTCGCGCGGGAGCGCGGATGGACTGTGTCGGGCATTGAGATCGCGCCGGAGGCGGCCCGCGAGGCCGAGCGACTCGCGGAATGTCGCGTCGTCCCTTCGCCCGAGCCATTCCTTCACGAGGGACGCCTCTTCGACGTCATCACACTCTGGGAATACCTGGAGCATGTTCCCGACCCACGCACCGAGTTGCACCGCTTCCATCAGTTGCTGCGTCCCGGCGGATTGCTCGCGCTCTCGACGCCGAACGCCGGACAGCGCCTCGTGCGACGAGCGCCCGCGCTCTGGAAGGAGTTCAAGCCGCCGGAACATCTGAGCTTCTTCACGGCGGAGACATTGCTTCGCTTGCTTTCCGCGTGCGGATTCCACGTGCTTCGCGTTCGCGCCATCGCCCCCAATTACCGAGCGCCGGAATGGATCGAACATCGGATCGCGCGCGCTCGCCAGTGCCTGGGCGATCGGCATGACCGCCGGACGCCTCTTTGGTTCCTCTATTCGATCACTCGACGCATCGTGCGTTGGACCATCATTGGTCATCACAAACTGCTCCTCTCCCCTTTGGCCTATGCCGAGGGGATTGAGGTATACGCCCGCAAGGAGGGCGCGCGGGAGTGA
- a CDS encoding glycosyltransferase: MKERVREEGAERARRWRPQRDLLNKGTRPPVLMYVLESRTWGGAEAYVRYVIEGLDREAWDVHLVCPRMETLAPLLRWAQREGLRVHALPGERPRHLPALVAFFRMHRPDVVHFNLHHPFACRYAILAATLAGVPVRVATNHLPTIPPNVYTWKGRLALRLAYQCLHAMLVDSATNQRRALAHYPIASGKIRIVPHGIRVENFPIEGTRASVAEEFGLEARAPIVGTVGRLSIQKATEDFIEAAALLRQRFPDAQFLIVGEGERRLELERLVETRGLKACLRFAGYREDVPRLLAAMDVFVLSSIYEGMPFAILEAMAAARPVVATRVDGVPEVVAEGETGLLVPPRAPERLAEAIGFLLAHPDRAREMGRRGRERVRTEFSWERMVKTIEQLYRTLMARKSRRGAVNLRHR; encoded by the coding sequence ATGAAGGAGCGTGTGCGCGAAGAGGGCGCCGAGAGAGCGCGACGATGGCGCCCCCAGCGAGATCTTTTGAACAAGGGGACACGCCCCCCTGTGCTCATGTACGTGCTGGAGAGCCGCACTTGGGGAGGCGCTGAAGCTTACGTCCGCTACGTCATCGAGGGACTGGATCGCGAAGCGTGGGACGTGCACCTGGTCTGCCCTCGGATGGAGACCCTTGCCCCACTCTTGCGATGGGCGCAGCGAGAGGGATTGCGCGTGCACGCGCTGCCCGGCGAACGCCCCCGGCATCTGCCAGCCCTTGTTGCATTCTTCCGAATGCATCGGCCAGATGTCGTTCATTTCAACCTCCATCATCCCTTCGCCTGTCGCTACGCCATTCTCGCGGCGACACTCGCAGGCGTTCCCGTGCGGGTCGCCACGAATCATCTGCCCACGATCCCGCCGAACGTCTACACCTGGAAGGGGCGGCTCGCGCTGCGGCTCGCTTATCAGTGCCTGCACGCCATGCTCGTGGATTCAGCGACGAATCAGCGTCGCGCGCTCGCTCACTATCCCATCGCGTCCGGGAAAATTCGGATCGTCCCGCACGGCATCCGCGTCGAGAACTTCCCCATCGAGGGGACGCGCGCTTCCGTGGCCGAGGAATTTGGCTTGGAGGCACGCGCCCCTATTGTGGGAACGGTCGGGCGACTCTCGATCCAAAAGGCGACGGAGGATTTCATCGAGGCGGCGGCGCTTCTGCGCCAAAGATTCCCCGATGCGCAATTCCTCATCGTTGGCGAGGGAGAACGCCGTCTCGAGCTGGAGCGACTGGTCGAGACCCGAGGACTCAAGGCGTGCCTCCGTTTCGCGGGATATCGCGAGGACGTGCCGCGCCTTCTCGCCGCGATGGACGTGTTCGTCCTCTCCTCCATCTATGAGGGCATGCCCTTTGCGATCTTGGAAGCGATGGCAGCAGCGCGTCCCGTCGTGGCCACGCGCGTGGACGGTGTGCCAGAAGTCGTCGCGGAAGGTGAGACGGGACTCTTGGTTCCCCCTCGGGCGCCGGAACGACTCGCGGAAGCCATCGGATTTCTGCTGGCCCATCCGGATCGAGCGCGCGAGATGGGACGACGAGGGCGCGAGCGCGTTCGGACGGAATTTTCGTGGGAGCGGATGGTCAAAACGATCGAGCAGCTCTACCGCACTCTCATGGCGCGCAAGAGCCGACGAGGTGCCGTGAATTTGCGTCACCGATGA